Proteins found in one Litoribacterium kuwaitense genomic segment:
- a CDS encoding general stress protein: MSKPYVREYKDDKVLVEDVKDLKDRGVRAEDVYILAHDEERTERVAENADANTIGLREQGLTDFTSNIFKKKGDELRNKMMEIGFSQQEAEMYEEKMDHGSLFVFVTDTEKAAHWSPHQ, from the coding sequence ATGTCTAAGCCATATGTACGTGAATATAAGGATGACAAAGTGTTAGTTGAAGATGTCAAAGACTTAAAAGACCGAGGCGTTCGTGCCGAGGATGTGTACATTCTCGCACATGACGAGGAACGTACCGAACGTGTCGCAGAAAATGCCGATGCCAATACGATTGGCTTGCGTGAACAAGGTCTGACTGATTTTACAAGCAATATTTTCAAGAAAAAAGGCGATGAGCTTCGCAATAAAATGATGGAAATTGGCTTTTCCCAGCAAGAAGCTGAGATGTATGAAGAAAAAATGGATCACGGCTCATTATTTGTCTTCGTAACAGATACTGAAAAAGCGGCTCATTGGTCGCCGCATCAATAA
- a CDS encoding serine/threonine protein kinase — MSDNKSGQKQKNASGDPTVLLSGTAHDQGDRPTELLHHENEKWGPSAQSTPLKAADDTDQHSDRHEVTFDDTVLLADDDDITLIEDVEPGDIIHERYIIHDVLGQGGMGKVFLAQDSLNEDAWYAIKQSSMHPVFYRSFIDEAKMLMRLEHENLPQMVDFFSDESMQKAWLVMEYIEGQTLYERFEAAGRQMEEDDIVRIALQLCHVLDYLHHSNGEPIIYRDLKPGNIMIDPQGLIKLIDFGIAREYKAGQTQDTVQIGTVGFAAPEQFEDKQTDERTDLFSLGAVMYYLATGGKYVYANTRQTNLLSGFGSPELESIVNRLVRMNPAERYRSAKDVQNDLFLLHGDQGTTLLDGSKRAGVKAALTTNMNVTSVLLALCSFIAAFGLAALFAFGIDGSTIRDSFGLSLLQSLSFEGQTTELSHQLMTAWSFSVWEALTWLHGGALEFSIIGEQTHTKLSFSIQVISLLFLQVCVLFTLARLAYRWMRRQGPMFLAQKWPLLLLSSILYSLLITVYASLFHPTWQYRGDELALNLSASTPAVAFFMKSFLLAVVAQGFGMQIHRDIHWPVWFHAMLRSLRIIGLGMIAIMTGMIVQYSLTSSVSHYHSAVVTWGEMWSRSGTDVWYFLLWPNVLFQQVFYSLGASFQAYGEPIIHWLGAASPFSAHILLGISAEAPSSWITDMTIVVQQAWPPYAFLAVSLFSFFQMRHLPARFLIRIVGVLTVASAGIATMTSLSGYSDDADLFLGTSPLMTGMAVFIVSSVFLTIVHWLRKSQQSSVV; from the coding sequence ATGTCTGACAACAAATCTGGTCAAAAGCAGAAAAACGCTTCTGGTGACCCTACCGTTCTTCTTTCTGGTACAGCACACGACCAAGGTGACCGTCCAACCGAACTTCTTCATCATGAAAATGAGAAGTGGGGGCCTTCCGCTCAAAGCACACCACTGAAAGCCGCTGACGACACAGATCAACATTCAGACCGTCATGAAGTCACCTTTGATGACACGGTCCTGCTGGCAGACGACGATGACATCACTTTGATCGAAGATGTCGAGCCAGGAGATATCATTCACGAACGGTATATCATTCATGATGTTCTAGGACAAGGCGGTATGGGAAAGGTCTTTCTTGCGCAAGATTCGCTTAACGAGGACGCTTGGTATGCGATCAAGCAGTCGTCCATGCACCCCGTATTTTATCGTTCGTTTATCGATGAAGCGAAGATGCTGATGCGTCTTGAACACGAAAACCTGCCGCAAATGGTCGACTTTTTTTCAGACGAATCGATGCAAAAAGCGTGGCTCGTCATGGAGTATATTGAAGGACAAACATTGTACGAGCGGTTCGAAGCAGCTGGGCGACAAATGGAGGAGGACGACATCGTTCGGATCGCTCTCCAGCTCTGTCACGTGCTTGATTATCTCCACCATTCAAACGGAGAACCGATTATTTATCGTGATCTAAAGCCTGGTAACATCATGATCGATCCACAAGGACTGATCAAACTGATTGACTTTGGCATTGCGCGTGAATACAAAGCGGGACAAACACAGGATACTGTCCAAATTGGTACGGTCGGGTTTGCGGCGCCTGAACAATTCGAAGATAAACAGACAGATGAAAGAACAGACCTTTTCTCCCTTGGTGCGGTCATGTATTACCTCGCCACCGGTGGGAAGTACGTCTATGCCAATACGAGACAAACCAATCTATTAAGCGGGTTCGGCTCCCCTGAGCTTGAAAGCATCGTGAATCGGCTCGTGCGGATGAACCCCGCTGAACGGTATCGTAGCGCAAAAGACGTGCAAAACGACCTCTTTCTATTACATGGAGATCAAGGCACAACCCTGCTTGACGGGTCTAAACGTGCTGGTGTAAAAGCAGCACTCACGACCAATATGAACGTGACAAGCGTTCTTCTAGCCCTTTGCTCTTTTATTGCAGCCTTCGGTTTGGCCGCCTTATTCGCTTTTGGAATTGACGGCTCGACGATTAGAGATAGCTTCGGCCTCTCCCTCTTACAAAGCCTGTCGTTCGAGGGACAGACCACAGAGCTCTCCCATCAATTGATGACCGCTTGGTCGTTCAGCGTCTGGGAGGCACTCACTTGGCTGCATGGCGGTGCACTGGAGTTTTCTATCATTGGCGAGCAAACGCATACAAAGTTATCTTTTTCCATTCAGGTGATTTCTCTATTATTTTTGCAAGTGTGTGTACTGTTTACTTTGGCGCGGCTCGCCTATCGCTGGATGAGACGGCAAGGTCCAATGTTTTTAGCGCAAAAATGGCCCTTACTTCTATTATCTAGTATTTTGTACAGTCTACTCATCACCGTATATGCGTCGCTTTTTCACCCGACGTGGCAATATCGCGGTGACGAACTAGCGCTTAATCTGTCTGCATCAACCCCGGCTGTGGCCTTTTTTATGAAGAGTTTTCTTTTGGCCGTTGTCGCGCAAGGCTTTGGCATGCAAATTCATCGAGACATCCACTGGCCGGTCTGGTTTCACGCAATGCTCCGCAGTCTGCGTATCATTGGCCTTGGAATGATCGCCATCATGACAGGAATGATCGTACAGTACAGCTTAACTTCTTCTGTAAGCCACTATCATTCTGCCGTCGTGACTTGGGGAGAAATGTGGAGCCGGTCAGGCACCGATGTATGGTATTTTCTCCTCTGGCCAAATGTTCTGTTCCAACAAGTGTTTTACAGCCTGGGCGCCTCATTTCAAGCTTACGGAGAGCCGATCATTCATTGGCTCGGAGCAGCGTCTCCTTTTTCAGCCCATATCCTTTTAGGCATCTCTGCTGAAGCGCCGTCTTCCTGGATCACTGATATGACAATAGTGGTACAGCAAGCATGGCCACCATACGCCTTTTTAGCAGTGTCGCTCTTTTCTTTTTTTCAAATGCGCCATTTGCCAGCGCGGTTTCTTATAAGGATCGTCGGTGTATTGACCGTCGCCAGTGCTGGCATCGCCACGATGACGAGCCTGTCAGGGTACTCGGATGACGCAGACCTTTTCCTTGGTACGTCTCCATTGATGACCGGAATGGCGGTGTTCATCGTTTCAAGCGTGTTTTTAACAATCGTACATTGGCTCAGGAAATCGCAGCAGTCGTCCGTCGTTTAA
- a CDS encoding MlrC C-terminal domain-containing protein — protein sequence MNETIEVEAYVKSLHDGTFIQEGPAGRGIVNHNGLSAVLQIGYIDLLVSHHIFGNGDPQLYRACGIEPTLYKLIVDKACTSFRAAYQRFTRLIYEADTPGAAKVHLESLPFKKIPRTMYPFSSNGVNQLKVTRGRGCHSLITTKSVVQQIHCVWTTLFFLNDGRLLRFPEPMYDC from the coding sequence ATGAATGAAACGATTGAGGTAGAGGCGTACGTTAAATCTTTACATGATGGGACGTTTATACAAGAGGGACCTGCTGGGCGAGGAATCGTCAATCATAACGGATTAAGCGCTGTGCTACAAATCGGTTATATTGATTTACTTGTCTCTCATCATATTTTTGGAAATGGTGATCCTCAGCTTTATCGAGCTTGTGGTATAGAACCAACCCTTTACAAGCTCATTGTTGATAAGGCGTGCACGTCGTTTCGAGCAGCATATCAACGGTTTACAAGACTCATTTATGAGGCAGATACACCTGGGGCTGCTAAAGTTCATTTAGAATCATTGCCGTTTAAGAAAATTCCGCGTACCATGTATCCTTTTTCATCGAATGGAGTCAATCAGCTAAAAGTGACCCGAGGAAGAGGTTGTCATTCATTGATAACGACAAAAAGTGTTGTCCAGCAAATTCATTGCGTTTGGACAACACTTTTCTTTTTAAACGACGGACGACTGCTGCGATTTCCTGAGCCAATGTACGATTGTTAA
- a CDS encoding DUF4352 domain-containing protein translates to MKNNRFRLLLPFIFLISILSACNGGNEPTDDADTEEAAGEVETDPAEDNEAETSKVNGESEADDQGSSEPVVGEGRLELELGETGEIQSTIGSYKVTVSNVEFTDTVDEETQPEGLVFAVADVTFENTSSDSLMVEDIADAWVYSDETELSTENLYGYNEVPVPEGEIQPGDTFEGQLLFHYDSQGGGKLQIGDSTYSNELVWSFEGPGQS, encoded by the coding sequence TTGAAAAATAATCGGTTTCGACTGCTTCTCCCCTTTATATTTCTGATCAGCATTTTATCTGCCTGTAATGGGGGAAACGAACCGACAGACGACGCTGACACGGAAGAAGCCGCTGGAGAGGTTGAGACAGATCCAGCAGAGGACAATGAAGCAGAAACATCTAAAGTCAACGGAGAATCCGAAGCAGACGATCAAGGTTCTTCAGAGCCAGTCGTAGGGGAAGGGCGACTGGAGCTAGAGCTCGGGGAGACGGGTGAAATCCAGTCGACAATAGGTTCTTATAAAGTGACTGTGTCTAATGTTGAGTTTACAGACACTGTCGATGAAGAAACACAGCCAGAGGGACTTGTTTTTGCTGTGGCAGATGTGACCTTTGAAAATACATCATCTGATTCGTTAATGGTTGAAGATATTGCCGATGCATGGGTTTACAGTGATGAAACGGAATTAAGTACAGAGAATCTTTATGGCTATAATGAAGTGCCAGTTCCAGAAGGTGAGATCCAGCCAGGTGATACATTCGAAGGGCAGCTATTATTCCACTATGATTCTCAGGGCGGCGGCAAATTACAAATCGGTGACAGTACCTATTCGAATGAACTCGTTTGGTCATTCGAAGGTCCAGGCCAATCTTAG
- a CDS encoding DUF4352 domain-containing protein has product MTIAKHIHWKKVFIGTAFSAVLVLSACNGGNEPAEEPTEDPDTEEAAGEIETDPAEDNEPEPSEDSTEDNDETEEGSGELTYGEGEEELELGETGEIHSTLGTYDVTVSEVSSPDRIDGEAPPEGGTYVVAEVSIKNTSNDPLDAVELSRAFINNKETGTSLEKRSYFEEINNFEGEIPPGETMSGQLSFVVADGSAYQIELGSNAYSNVLKWNFELPALNNES; this is encoded by the coding sequence ATGACAATTGCAAAACACATTCATTGGAAAAAAGTTTTCATCGGAACAGCTTTTTCAGCAGTATTGGTTTTATCTGCCTGTAACGGAGGAAACGAACCAGCAGAAGAACCGACAGAAGACCCTGACACGGAAGAAGCCGCTGGAGAGATTGAGACAGATCCAGCAGAGGACAATGAACCAGAACCATCTGAAGACAGTACGGAAGATAATGACGAAACTGAAGAAGGTTCAGGAGAACTAACCTACGGTGAAGGAGAAGAAGAACTAGAGCTCGGGGAAACAGGTGAAATCCATTCAACATTGGGAACATATGATGTAACCGTCAGTGAAGTAAGTAGTCCGGATCGAATTGATGGAGAAGCTCCTCCTGAAGGTGGAACGTATGTTGTTGCCGAAGTGAGTATAAAAAACACCTCAAATGATCCACTTGATGCAGTTGAATTATCCCGTGCGTTTATCAACAATAAAGAGACAGGGACTTCGCTTGAGAAAAGATCATATTTTGAAGAAATCAACAATTTCGAGGGTGAAATTCCCCCAGGAGAAACAATGTCTGGTCAACTCTCTTTTGTTGTTGCAGATGGATCAGCCTATCAGATTGAACTAGGAAGCAATGCTTACTCAAATGTTTTAAAATGGAATTTTGAACTGCCAGCATTAAACAATGAGTCGTAG
- a CDS encoding PP2C family protein-serine/threonine phosphatase, translating to MKIKAWDVGVTSVEGPNKKINEDHGFAKTYHRSGNTPYTLAVVADGMGGYRAGDDASRLVVQVLDTWAQEEAPALLELNKPYEHISRSLDQTLQQLNEILLDWSAEGLKAGSTASVLFLHQDQFIVRHIGDSRIYRLSNDGFGPSDEIDRGDTTVPLSKKKPKVQQMTEDHSWVAKQMKEGRLSKEEARLHPKRNVLLACLGIEYGCQTYYRQGDIQDHQIFLLCSDGFYTQFPDSEIEELMRFSQVYEDLQEASRRLIRQAEERNTNDNATVVLLRPARPVKNKPFWKQWFSKTKE from the coding sequence ATGAAAATCAAAGCGTGGGACGTCGGTGTGACGTCCGTAGAAGGACCCAATAAAAAAATAAACGAAGACCATGGGTTTGCTAAAACGTATCACCGTTCTGGGAATACCCCCTACACACTCGCCGTTGTTGCAGACGGCATGGGCGGTTATCGTGCAGGAGACGATGCCAGTCGACTTGTCGTTCAAGTGTTGGATACTTGGGCGCAGGAGGAAGCACCTGCTTTATTGGAACTCAATAAGCCATACGAGCATATCAGCAGGAGCTTAGACCAAACACTGCAACAGTTAAATGAAATATTGCTAGATTGGAGTGCCGAGGGGTTAAAGGCGGGGAGTACGGCATCAGTTCTGTTTTTACATCAAGACCAATTTATCGTTCGTCATATTGGGGATAGTCGAATCTATCGCCTGTCAAATGACGGCTTTGGGCCATCTGATGAAATCGATCGTGGAGATACAACGGTGCCCCTTTCCAAGAAAAAGCCTAAAGTACAGCAGATGACAGAGGATCATTCGTGGGTAGCAAAGCAAATGAAGGAAGGTCGTTTGTCAAAAGAAGAAGCACGACTGCACCCGAAGCGAAACGTGCTCTTGGCCTGCCTAGGCATTGAATATGGCTGCCAAACCTACTACCGGCAAGGCGATATTCAAGATCACCAAATCTTTCTTTTATGCAGCGATGGTTTTTATACGCAATTTCCAGATAGCGAGATTGAAGAACTGATGCGATTTAGCCAAGTATATGAAGACTTACAGGAAGCGAGTCGCAGACTGATCCGTCAAGCAGAGGAAAGAAACACGAATGACAATGCGACAGTCGTGTTACTAAGGCCAGCAAGGCCTGTTAAAAACAAACCATTTTGGAAGCAATGGTTCTCAAAAACGAAGGAGTGA
- a CDS encoding DUF6382 domain-containing protein, which produces MKVHVEGYQYDVIDENGHYLVLTKDEAPIHSDELAQVELNMLRANQIPYVAHMHVEEMDFTVRFLYDITSKQPLHTYLKEQTITMKDMFQFLLLIVKTLEASKEYMLKEHNYILDEQFIFIGKELFDIHLIYVPMKKRPETLPLHEKLKTLATTLVGRVQEMHGSGYQQILQQLSEPAFSMKELKETLHALVEQPLKRDSTSENQINLEEVQQAEEPAVKEEPEPPKTVKKMSKVKRPPQSPPPIAKTPRPQAGQHKTSQAKQASKGNVKKAAAEPLPKLTQREKTVMGVIAFFVSALAFKMYLDNPSEGQLYISLGIIMIVLSGMGIYAKVWRLGRPISDLLSPGQKEASEQPPQPMSKTARPQPRKKQTHAAPAPTPQTHRPAQSESRDTTAKEESDEQEDSFQAVGARKEAQHYEALNQHTTLLQKKPDQTTLLGDDNRDAIQTKAPPAYLTKEKDGQKDNILIEAANVVVGRSEDSADIVEQTEGVSRAHFEIIRVDNEYGVKDLGSLNGTFLNGEKWCLTKCMVSTLKMSSALPRSSIFLNRMQVNENQSVGRRCDVRRRTQ; this is translated from the coding sequence ATGAAAGTACACGTTGAAGGGTATCAATATGATGTCATTGATGAAAATGGTCATTATCTCGTATTGACGAAGGATGAAGCACCGATCCATAGTGATGAATTAGCCCAAGTGGAATTGAACATGCTGCGCGCCAATCAAATTCCTTACGTTGCCCATATGCATGTGGAGGAAATGGACTTTACTGTGCGTTTTTTGTACGACATTACATCGAAACAGCCGCTCCATACATATTTAAAAGAGCAGACCATTACGATGAAAGATATGTTCCAATTCCTGCTTCTCATCGTAAAAACGCTTGAAGCGAGTAAAGAGTACATGTTAAAAGAACACAACTACATATTGGATGAGCAGTTTATTTTTATCGGCAAAGAGCTATTTGATATTCACCTCATCTATGTGCCAATGAAAAAACGGCCTGAGACCCTGCCCTTGCATGAGAAATTAAAGACTTTGGCGACAACGCTTGTCGGACGGGTGCAAGAAATGCACGGCAGTGGGTATCAGCAAATTTTGCAGCAGCTCAGTGAGCCTGCCTTCAGTATGAAAGAGCTAAAAGAAACGTTGCATGCGCTCGTTGAACAGCCGTTAAAGCGGGATTCCACATCAGAGAATCAGATCAATCTTGAAGAGGTGCAACAAGCGGAAGAGCCTGCAGTTAAAGAAGAGCCTGAGCCGCCAAAGACGGTCAAAAAAATGTCAAAAGTCAAACGGCCGCCTCAATCACCGCCGCCGATTGCGAAAACACCCCGGCCTCAAGCAGGGCAACACAAAACGTCTCAGGCAAAACAAGCGTCGAAAGGAAACGTTAAAAAAGCAGCCGCCGAGCCGTTACCTAAGCTTACACAGCGAGAGAAAACGGTCATGGGTGTCATCGCTTTTTTTGTCAGTGCTTTAGCATTTAAAATGTATCTTGATAACCCAAGTGAAGGCCAGCTTTATATCAGCCTCGGCATCATCATGATTGTTTTGTCAGGGATGGGCATATATGCAAAAGTGTGGCGCCTGGGCCGGCCAATTTCTGATTTGTTATCTCCTGGACAAAAGGAAGCGTCTGAACAGCCACCACAGCCGATGTCAAAAACAGCACGGCCACAGCCAAGAAAAAAACAAACGCACGCTGCTCCAGCGCCAACGCCACAAACGCATCGTCCTGCCCAAAGTGAGTCTAGAGATACTACAGCAAAAGAAGAAAGCGATGAACAAGAAGATTCCTTTCAGGCGGTTGGTGCAAGAAAAGAAGCCCAACATTATGAAGCGCTCAATCAGCATACAACGCTTCTTCAGAAAAAGCCTGATCAGACGACCTTGCTCGGAGACGACAACCGCGATGCGATACAGACGAAAGCACCGCCAGCATACTTGACAAAGGAAAAAGATGGACAGAAAGACAACATTCTTATCGAAGCGGCGAACGTTGTGGTGGGGCGGAGTGAGGATTCTGCGGACATCGTTGAACAAACAGAAGGCGTCTCCAGAGCCCACTTTGAAATCATTCGAGTCGATAACGAATACGGTGTCAAAGATCTTGGCTCTTTGAATGGCACGTTTTTAAATGGAGAAAAATGGTGCCTTACAAAATGTATGGTCTCCACACTAAAGATGTCATCGGCTTTGCCAAGATCCAGTATATTTTTGAACAGGATGCAGGTGAATGAAAATCAAAGCGTGGGACGTCGGTGTGACGTCCGTAGAAGGACCCAATAA
- a CDS encoding A24 family peptidase: MYEIGIILLLIIAFYTDIRSSKIPNALVVVGLIVGLLYHGLYGVDGLTFAVIGFIAGLLPTLFLYVFKALGAGDVKLFAAVGTIGGASFVLTLLIYAVILSGLIGLLVMLLRWAGKGQWSSIQTKVPGIVERETASGRTQVRFPFMYAVAPAAVLTFALGYIAF, encoded by the coding sequence ATGTATGAAATAGGCATCATTCTATTGTTAATCATCGCCTTCTATACCGATATTCGCTCTTCCAAAATTCCCAATGCTTTAGTGGTTGTCGGGTTGATCGTCGGTTTGCTCTATCACGGTTTGTATGGGGTGGATGGACTCACTTTTGCAGTGATTGGTTTTATCGCTGGTCTGCTACCGACGCTTTTTCTATATGTATTTAAAGCATTAGGAGCGGGGGATGTAAAACTGTTTGCCGCTGTAGGAACAATTGGTGGGGCAAGCTTCGTCCTCACTCTATTAATCTATGCCGTTATTTTATCAGGACTCATTGGACTTCTTGTCATGTTGTTGAGGTGGGCTGGAAAAGGACAATGGTCAAGTATCCAAACGAAAGTACCCGGCATCGTCGAACGTGAGACAGCGAGCGGAAGAACCCAAGTTCGTTTTCCCTTTATGTACGCTGTCGCACCTGCTGCCGTTTTGACTTTTGCTTTAGGATATATTGCTTTTTGA
- a CDS encoding TadE/TadG family type IV pilus assembly protein codes for MRRFLSNKEGSISLEASIVVPLFLMFLLFLVGIIKIAAAEAALQHAVSEGTKQVATHIYPVQKIAGGASGAISGELQNIEDYYNPETNQFDVNAMMTDMGKKALSDVVAGFDFQSFVESGAEGPAKALVKHYLDDGVMPFEGIKEVKVDVPGLNGGADSYLSIEVTYELPLPLPFVEENILLRKKGFERVWTGA; via the coding sequence ATGAGACGGTTTTTGTCCAATAAAGAAGGGAGCATTTCGCTTGAAGCGTCGATTGTCGTTCCTTTATTCCTGATGTTTTTACTGTTTCTCGTTGGTATCATCAAAATTGCAGCGGCTGAGGCTGCACTTCAGCATGCAGTGTCTGAAGGGACAAAGCAGGTGGCCACTCATATTTATCCAGTCCAAAAAATCGCCGGTGGAGCGAGTGGAGCGATTAGTGGTGAACTGCAAAACATTGAAGACTATTATAATCCGGAAACGAATCAGTTCGACGTGAATGCTATGATGACGGACATGGGGAAAAAGGCGCTCAGCGACGTCGTCGCTGGCTTTGATTTTCAAAGCTTCGTCGAAAGTGGTGCAGAGGGCCCTGCAAAAGCACTCGTGAAGCATTATCTTGACGATGGTGTGATGCCGTTTGAAGGCATCAAGGAAGTAAAGGTTGATGTCCCAGGGCTGAATGGCGGCGCCGATTCGTATCTCTCGATTGAGGTGACGTATGAACTTCCTTTGCCTCTTCCTTTTGTAGAAGAAAACATTTTATTAAGAAAAAAAGGCTTTGAACGAGTATGGACTGGCGCTTAA
- a CDS encoding DUF5702 domain-containing protein translates to MFRHPSHDRERGSVTIFLLVIILIVFVFHAVLIDYARIMVADQVAENAVKTGVRSVASSYDGGLQGFGMYSYQEGDESAQAIFEKVVQENLGETVAGDGIFKLVSPKLDRATVDLGDNRELANNDIFERQILEEMKYRAPIEFTLSIIDKFTIVADAAEDASNFIDISEKIADDYDDRENKLQEIQDKLKEAKDLAAAQNTGMTDGSGNTFTNIKTLPGIPEYYDEFKDALKAEEEKEEESGEGGEESGDEEKDGKKEAEKYYRSSKNLVNDLSSRQEDIRQLLAEIKTLAGETVELNQKIETTINEHKNENAAAYENVRDHRGENAPSDQLNDAEQEIEGQNIEDVLYTDELSTLEEKIDAAIEKSDTLNTDLSAYKKHFTSIEKLENAGQSNLKSDQLSQTATGQYENIEDAHDYIQGDWRKRGGDEDKAQEEADQNADNANKELEKAMQLAESAVADAGAYESLLQAMQKYGAYNNAVEEDVEVDGSLKKAGEMMDFMDTIINKLSQLLTSARDELYVNEYIMTRFVSTAPYDIKDPNSYLLENKEIEYIIYGHHVSGANYAAMIRDLFLIRFALRLIDAFNQKSVRAGSHPVVVAIIAISYALEKAIGDVNALTSVDAVERNSVPLISNELTKGIFFNYNDYLRLFLLLTMNKEEKLNRIKAMLDDKTSSDLTQRPTYITGEAEVSVKLWFLPGVAQLLNTAGVLPGKVNDDELTIKKEAVFSY, encoded by the coding sequence ATGTTTCGACATCCTTCTCATGATCGTGAACGTGGGTCGGTCACCATTTTCCTGCTGGTGATCATCCTGATTGTGTTCGTGTTTCACGCGGTGTTGATCGATTACGCGCGCATTATGGTCGCGGACCAAGTCGCTGAAAATGCTGTCAAAACAGGCGTTCGTTCCGTCGCCTCTTCATATGATGGCGGCTTGCAAGGCTTTGGGATGTACAGTTATCAAGAAGGGGACGAATCGGCACAAGCAATCTTCGAAAAAGTCGTTCAAGAAAATCTCGGTGAAACCGTTGCAGGCGACGGAATATTTAAACTCGTGTCTCCTAAGTTGGACAGGGCCACCGTTGACCTTGGAGACAATCGCGAACTTGCGAATAATGATATTTTTGAAAGGCAAATTTTAGAAGAAATGAAATACCGTGCGCCGATCGAGTTTACCTTGTCGATTATCGATAAATTTACGATTGTCGCAGACGCAGCTGAGGATGCTTCGAACTTTATCGATATCTCTGAAAAGATTGCGGACGACTATGACGACCGGGAAAATAAACTGCAAGAGATACAAGACAAATTAAAAGAAGCAAAAGATCTAGCCGCTGCACAGAACACAGGGATGACAGACGGTTCAGGGAATACATTCACAAATATTAAAACCCTTCCTGGAATCCCGGAGTACTACGACGAATTTAAAGACGCCCTTAAAGCTGAGGAAGAGAAGGAAGAAGAAAGTGGAGAAGGCGGCGAGGAAAGCGGCGATGAAGAAAAAGACGGTAAAAAAGAAGCCGAAAAGTATTACCGCTCGAGTAAGAACCTCGTCAACGATTTATCATCGCGGCAGGAAGACATTCGTCAGTTGTTGGCAGAGATCAAAACCTTGGCTGGTGAAACGGTAGAACTCAATCAGAAAATCGAAACGACGATTAACGAGCATAAAAATGAAAATGCGGCTGCGTACGAAAATGTGCGCGACCACCGGGGCGAAAATGCGCCGAGTGATCAATTGAATGACGCGGAACAGGAAATTGAAGGGCAAAACATCGAAGACGTTCTCTACACCGATGAACTGTCGACACTCGAGGAAAAGATTGACGCTGCCATCGAAAAATCAGACACCTTGAACACGGACTTGAGCGCATACAAAAAGCATTTTACAAGCATAGAGAAGCTTGAAAATGCCGGCCAATCGAATCTCAAGAGCGATCAACTGTCACAAACAGCAACTGGGCAATACGAAAACATTGAAGATGCCCATGATTACATTCAAGGGGATTGGCGTAAACGCGGCGGAGATGAAGACAAGGCTCAAGAAGAAGCCGATCAAAATGCTGACAACGCAAACAAGGAGCTAGAAAAAGCGATGCAGCTTGCCGAATCTGCCGTAGCGGATGCCGGAGCCTACGAAAGCCTCCTACAAGCCATGCAAAAGTATGGGGCATACAACAACGCCGTCGAAGAAGATGTAGAGGTAGACGGAAGCCTTAAAAAAGCAGGTGAGATGATGGACTTCATGGATACTATCATCAATAAGCTGTCACAATTGCTGACTTCCGCCCGCGACGAGCTGTATGTGAACGAATATATCATGACCCGTTTTGTCAGTACAGCTCCCTATGACATAAAAGATCCAAACAGTTATTTGCTGGAAAACAAAGAGATCGAATACATCATCTACGGTCACCACGTCTCAGGAGCCAATTACGCCGCGATGATCCGCGACTTGTTTTTAATCCGCTTTGCGTTGCGGTTGATTGATGCTTTTAACCAAAAATCAGTACGCGCTGGTAGCCATCCGGTCGTGGTTGCTATTATTGCAATTAGTTATGCTTTAGAAAAGGCTATAGGTGATGTAAATGCCTTAACCAGTGTTGATGCTGTTGAGAGGAATTCTGTTCCTTTAATCTCTAATGAATTAACTAAAGGGATATTCTTTAACTACAACGACTACCTCCGCTTATTCTTACTCTTAACGATGAATAAGGAGGAGAAGCTAAACCGGATCAAAGCGATGCTTGACGACAAGACATCGTCGGATTTAACGCAACGGCCGACGTACATTACAGGCGAGGCTGAAGTTAGCGTAAAGCTTTGGTTCCTGCCAGGTGTCGCTCAGCTTTTGAATACAGCCGGTGTCTTGCCAGGGAAAGTCAATGATGACGAGTTAACGATAAAGAAAGAAGCAGTCTTTTCGTATTAA